The following nucleotide sequence is from Geitlerinema sp. PCC 9228.
CCGAATACCGAATCGACGAACGGCTAGTTGGTTCGCTGACCCAACGACCGGAAAGCAGTGTTTTCACCACCACGCGATAGGTTTGCGCCTCTTCTGTAGGATGCCAGCGCAGCATCAGCTTGCGGGGAGCGAATCCGAACTCCTGACCCGGCATGATAGCCGTATTGCGGGGAGCGAGAATATAGGGTTGCCGGGGGTCGATTCCGGTTCTGGGAGGTGCTTGGGTATCGTTTGGATCCCATCGCACGCCGTTATCGGGGCATCCCTCGGAAATTTTGACCGTACCCCTGCCGATGCGCCACTTTTTATCATTGGTACACGAAATGATAGCATGGGCATTTGGACCTCGCACGCGCAAGCGGTCCTCGATTCCTAGAAGAGTGCCAATTCCCACAGGTTGATATTCCGACCAAGAAGGTGCTTTGCGTTCTACTGTGCCAGAAGCTTGCAAAAGAATATTCAGCGTTTCGGCATTGGCAAAGCCGTGGCTACCTAGAGAGAGTCCAGCACTCAGGAACGAAATTGATAGAAATTTTCTCAAGTTCATAAGCTTGTTTTAGGTTTCGGAACACGGTTTTCCAGTAGCTTGAAGCTGTTGGCGTGCCTGGTGCAACCAAGCATCTTCTTCGGAAACCAGTTTGTTTCCCAACGCACAACAAGCCTGCCACTCCTCAATCGCAGCTTCTTTTTTTTCTTGTTTTTCGTACACTTGAGCCAAAAGGCAGCGAGCAGAAGCAACTCTTGAAATTTGGTCTTTATATTCCCCTTTTGTTAGGTTTTTGGCAAGAAGCAAATATTGTTGAGCATCCTGATAGCGTTCTTGCCCCAGACGCGCCCAGCCTAAATTTTTATAGATGCTATACTTGTCTTCAGGTTCCACTTCTTTGCTTTCCGGATTTTGTTGAATTTTTTTGATAGCTAACAAAGCTTGTTGCAAGTGATGGACGGCATCGGCATATTTTTCTTCCAAAATTAATAAGCGAGCTAAGTTGTTGTGCGCTCTAATATTTCCCTGACTGGCAGCAATTTGATAATGTTGTTTGGCTTTTTCCTGGTTTTCCCAATCTTCGTACAAAACGCCTAAGTTGTAATGAGCATGGGAATGGTCTTTATCCAAGGAAATTGCTTGTTTGTAGAGTGTTTCGGCTTGGCTGTAAGCCTGGTTATGATGCGCATGAAGGCCACGTTGGTTGTAAATATTGGCAATTTCGGGTAAGGAAAACCAAAATACCAACAACACCAACAGCAGCAAACCAGTAACGCCCAGTTTGATTTCCTCGTGCCATTGCCGGGGAATGCCGAATCGCTCCAACATTTCCGTAAAAGCTCGCTGACCGGCTTTTGTGACTTCGCTGCGATCTTTAAGTAAAGTCAGCAAAGACGGCAAAATCACCGCAAACGCTCCCGAAACGCCCAAACCCCCTTGGAAAGATCGATTGCCGATATTCACCAAAAAAGCCATAATGGCTGTCCATCCTACTAAACTCAAAGCACGATACAGCCAATCCAGTCTCTCGTGGCGATGTTCGTAAGTGGTATCCAAATACCACCACCAGCCGAGGGAGGTTTTGTTGAGGCTTTGGCGATAGGTGGCTAAGTCGAGATTGGCGCAAATGCGTCGGGGATTTTGTTGCAGCTTGCTGTCGAGTTCGTAAACTTGCTGTAGCTGCTGCGGGGTTTGCAGGATTCCCCGTTCGATGGCTTGCTCTACGCGATCGCGAGCGATTAAAATCGTAAGAGCTTCTTCCCTAGTTATATGGCGGGAAGTATCCAAAACAGCGGTAACTTGGCGATAGTGGGTTAAGGGATTATCAGCCAGAGAAGCCATGGCATGGTACGGTTCCAATTGATTCGCGATCGCATTTCTAGTAGTTTAGCAGCAATGTTGGCACATTCGTGACAAGAAGCGATCGGGCGAATTTTACCATACCCTTTACACTCGATAAAAATTGAGAAAATCTCGCAATTCTTTTTCTTGGAAATTCTGTGCCAGTTCTAAGACCTTCCCAGCAAAAAAGGTCAAGTTGGGGTCTTGAGTTTGTAGCTGACGCGCTTGTTTTTGGAGTTTTTTCAAACTACCGCGTACAGCCAAACTGTACAAATTTTCGATTTCTTGACGGGAAGGTGTTACGATTTCTTGGAATTGGTTTTCTAATTGCTCTTGTTCTTCGTTGACATAACGATAAATCCATTTCACATCCAGCAAATCCTGAATTTGTTGCCACAGTTGGGAAGCTTGGATGGGCTTGGGTAAGAAAGCGTTGCCCCCCGCTTGCAAACTTTTTTGGCGATCGCTTTCAAAAACACTAGCAGAGGAAACAAGAATGGGCAAATTTTGTAAGGCTTGATGGCTACGAAACCGGCGAATTAAATCGATACCAGAAGCAGAATCTCCCATCAAATCGATAATTGCCAAATCCGGAGAATGTGCGATCGCTTTTTCCATAGCTGTTTCCCCGTCCACAGCCTCCATAACCTCAAATCCCACCGGCGCGAGCAAATCTTGCAATACTTCTCTATTTTTGGCGATATCATCTACCAACAAAACCCGTCGCTGACGACCGCGATACCCTACAATATAACAATTGGCATCCTGTTGTCCAGAACTCGCCGCAGCCCTACTCGCAACTGGCAAAATGATATCAAACCAAAACGTACTCCCCTCTCCCGGCACGCTAACAACTTCAATTTCTCCCCCCATCATACCCACAATTTTTTGACTGATAGCCAACCCCAATCCGGTTCCTTGGGATTTTTGTTGCTTGCTTCCTGTTTGTGCAAAAGGTTGGAAAATGGTCTTGATTTCCGCCGGCGAAATTCCCACTCCCGTATCTTGCACTTGAAAGCGTATCATGGGATGCAGGGAATTTTTGTTTCGATCGTCGATCGCAGAAACGCCGAACATAACGTAACCATCTTCTGTGAACTTAATGGCGTTGTTCAACAAATTCACCAAAACTTGCCGCAATCGCTTTTCATCGGCATACACTTCCCGCGGCAAATCCGGATCGAAAGTTTTTTGTAATTGTAAGTTTTTCTGTTGTGCTTTGATGCGACACATTTCTGTGGTTGTAGTGAGAAACGAGGGAAAATCTAACTCGGTAGGATGGAGTTCCAATTTTCTGGCTTCAATTTTAGATAAATCCAGAATATCGTCGATCAACATCAACAAGTGAGAACCGCACTGCTGTATGATTTGCAAACCATCTCGAAATTGCTGGCGGTTGGTGTTAACTGCTTCTGCTAAGGAGGTAGAGGTGGTGTCTGTTGTCAGTAAGGGCGATCGCTCTAAAATCTGAGCGTACCCTAAAATACCATTGAGGGGCGTTCGTAGTTCGTGACTCATATTGGCCAAAAACTGGCTTTTGGCTCTGTTGGCGGCTTCGGCAGCTTCTTGCGCGCTTTGGAGAGAGGCGGTTCGTTCTCGAACCCGCTGTTCCAATTCTTGGTTGTAGCGATATAGTTCCGCACGCGCTTGCTGTCGTTCGTGAATGGTGGCTTGTAGAAATAATATGGTGGTTGCTAGAACTGCCACGAAGGATTGCAGCAAAATCAACGACGCTTCCTGGGTTTCCCTAGCAAAGCTACCCATGCCGCCAATGGTTCCCCAAATCGCGATCGCGGCTACAATTGCGGCTAAAGTAGCTCCTTCCCGC
It contains:
- a CDS encoding tetratricopeptide repeat protein, which encodes MASLADNPLTHYRQVTAVLDTSRHITREEALTILIARDRVEQAIERGILQTPQQLQQVYELDSKLQQNPRRICANLDLATYRQSLNKTSLGWWWYLDTTYEHRHERLDWLYRALSLVGWTAIMAFLVNIGNRSFQGGLGVSGAFAVILPSLLTLLKDRSEVTKAGQRAFTEMLERFGIPRQWHEEIKLGVTGLLLLVLLVFWFSLPEIANIYNQRGLHAHHNQAYSQAETLYKQAISLDKDHSHAHYNLGVLYEDWENQEKAKQHYQIAASQGNIRAHNNLARLLILEEKYADAVHHLQQALLAIKKIQQNPESKEVEPEDKYSIYKNLGWARLGQERYQDAQQYLLLAKNLTKGEYKDQISRVASARCLLAQVYEKQEKKEAAIEEWQACCALGNKLVSEEDAWLHQARQQLQATGKPCSET
- a CDS encoding MASE1 domain-containing protein, coding for MNLKLRFSLQNSSLVGNLLANAAAAIAIFAVSQFCLSFTSFPNSDAAPIWLSSGVAIALIARCGYFLFPGIIMGYFIYGLFIHPLTPEGILTILGIGAANFLEPLVGAWVLRRHTQHPPWLAYIQDVLLFVTFGAATSAAISATLGSFSLCFIGQAAVSDFLEIWRTWWTSNITGILLATPLLLFWSQERPFPIRWSAGKIGELAFLSFAILLIAHVAFRGSYTVEYVLLPLLTWAVYRFGQREGATLAAIVAAIAIWGTIGGMGSFARETQEASLILLQSFVAVLATTILFLQATIHERQQARAELYRYNQELEQRVRERTASLQSAQEAAEAANRAKSQFLANMSHELRTPLNGILGYAQILERSPLLTTDTTSTSLAEAVNTNRQQFRDGLQIIQQCGSHLLMLIDDILDLSKIEARKLELHPTELDFPSFLTTTTEMCRIKAQQKNLQLQKTFDPDLPREVYADEKRLRQVLVNLLNNAIKFTEDGYVMFGVSAIDDRNKNSLHPMIRFQVQDTGVGISPAEIKTIFQPFAQTGSKQQKSQGTGLGLAISQKIVGMMGGEIEVVSVPGEGSTFWFDIILPVASRAAASSGQQDANCYIVGYRGRQRRVLLVDDIAKNREVLQDLLAPVGFEVMEAVDGETAMEKAIAHSPDLAIIDLMGDSASGIDLIRRFRSHQALQNLPILVSSASVFESDRQKSLQAGGNAFLPKPIQASQLWQQIQDLLDVKWIYRYVNEEQEQLENQFQEIVTPSRQEIENLYSLAVRGSLKKLQKQARQLQTQDPNLTFFAGKVLELAQNFQEKELRDFLNFYRV